One genomic region from Ptychodera flava strain L36383 chromosome 14, AS_Pfla_20210202, whole genome shotgun sequence encodes:
- the LOC139149904 gene encoding E3 ubiquitin-protein ligase pellino homolog 2-like isoform X3 produces MPLSADKDSSKQSKKHKPEALNLSMSSSDMRDGASSVKYGELIVLGYNGSLPSGNRGRRRSQFALFERPLANGVKPVSQNLYDSPKSAQQAVKSTKQHSVSYTLSRNQTVVVEYASDSETDMFQMGRSTEPVIEFVVMDTVPGASTAEECQVTESTISRFACRIVVDREPPHLARIYAAGFDTRNNIFLGEKACKWKTDDDSGMDGLTTNGVLIMRPKGGFNPEARPGVWREVSVCGKVYSLREIRSSPQRGKLIESENNILEDGTLVDLCGATLLWRSATGLLRTPTQKHLEVLRQEINASRPQCPVGLMTLVLPSRSRGGGDVDEKQPYVYLKCGHVHGYHSWGVRQSSKEDSERTCPLCREIGPYVPLVMGNEASFYVDSGPPSHAFYPCGHVCTEKTVRFWSQVPLPHGTHGFQATCPFCATPLAGEQGFVKLLFQQSDD; encoded by the exons ATGCCACT GTCAGCTGACAAAGATTCGAGTAAACAGTCGAAGAAACATAAACCAGAGGCTTTAAATCTTAGCATGAGCAGCTCTGACATGCGTGATGGAGCTTCCTCAGTCAAGTATGGAGAGTTAATAGTCCTAGG TTACAATGGAAGTCTTCCATCTGGCAACAGAGGTAGAAGAAGAAGTCAGTTTGCGCTGTTCGAGAGGCCGCTTGCCAACGGTGTGAAGCCTGTATCGCAGAATCTGTATGATTCTCCAAAGAGTGCCCAG CAGGCCGTCAAGAGCACCAAGCAACACAGTGTGTCGTATACACTTTCTCGAAACCAGACTGTAGTGGTGGAGTATGCATCAGACAGCGAGACAGATATGTTTCAG aTGGGTAGGTCGACAGAGCCCGTGATAGAATTTGTGGTGATGGACACAGTACCGGGTGCTTCAACGGCTGAAGAATGCCAGGTCACAGAGAGTACAATATCAAGGTTTGCCTGTCGGATAGTCGTCGACAGGGAGCCCCCTCATCTTGCTAGGATATATGCTGCGGGATTTGACACGAGAAACAACATATTCCTAGGA GAAAAAGCGTGCAAGTGGAAAACTGACGACGACAGCGGCATGGACGGTCTGACCACCAACGGCGTGCTCATCATGAGACCTAAGGGTGGCTTCAACCCAGAGGCCAGACCCGGCGTGTGGCGAGAGGTCTCAGTCTGTGGAAAGGTCTACTCTCTGCGAGAAATACGGTCCTCACCTCAGAGAGGCAAACTT ATTGAAtctgaaaataacattttagaaGATGGAACTCTGGTTGACCTCTGTGGTGCTACCTTGTTATGGAGGTCAGCAACAGGGCTCCTCAGGACACCG ACACAGAAACATTTAGAAGTTTTGAGACAAGAAATCAACGCGTCCCGACCTCAGTGCCCCGTTGGCTTGATGACGTTAGTTTTACCTTCAAGGAGCCGTGGAGGAGGG GATGTGGATGAGAAGCAGCCATACGTGTATTTGAAGTGTGGTCATGTCCATGGGTACCACAGCTGGGGAGTGAGACAGTCATCAAAAGAAGACTCAGAACGGACATGTCCACTTTGTAGAGAG ATTGGACCGTATGTTCCTCTTGTGATGGGCAATGAAGCTAGCTTTTATGTGGATTCAGGGCCACCTTCTCACGCTTTTTACCCCTGCGGCCATGTCTGCACAGAAAAAACAGTCAG GTTTTGGTCTCAGGTACCATTG
- the LOC139149904 gene encoding E3 ubiquitin-protein ligase pellino homolog 2-like isoform X5 gives MSSSDMRDGASSVKYGELIVLGYNGSLPSGNRGRRRSQFALFERPLANGVKPVSQNLYDSPKSAQQAVKSTKQHSVSYTLSRNQTVVVEYASDSETDMFQMGRSTEPVIEFVVMDTVPGASTAEECQVTESTISRFACRIVVDREPPHLARIYAAGFDTRNNIFLGEKACKWKTDDDSGMDGLTTNGVLIMRPKGGFNPEARPGVWREVSVCGKVYSLREIRSSPQRGKLIESENNILEDGTLVDLCGATLLWRSATGLLRTPTQKHLEVLRQEINASRPQCPVGLMTLVLPSRSRGGGDVDEKQPYVYLKCGHVHGYHSWGVRQSSKEDSERTCPLCREIGPYVPLVMGNEASFYVDSGPPSHAFYPCGHVCTEKTVRFWSQVPLPHGTHGFQATCPFCATPLAGEQGFVKLLFQQSDD, from the exons ATGAGCAGCTCTGACATGCGTGATGGAGCTTCCTCAGTCAAGTATGGAGAGTTAATAGTCCTAGG TTACAATGGAAGTCTTCCATCTGGCAACAGAGGTAGAAGAAGAAGTCAGTTTGCGCTGTTCGAGAGGCCGCTTGCCAACGGTGTGAAGCCTGTATCGCAGAATCTGTATGATTCTCCAAAGAGTGCCCAG CAGGCCGTCAAGAGCACCAAGCAACACAGTGTGTCGTATACACTTTCTCGAAACCAGACTGTAGTGGTGGAGTATGCATCAGACAGCGAGACAGATATGTTTCAG aTGGGTAGGTCGACAGAGCCCGTGATAGAATTTGTGGTGATGGACACAGTACCGGGTGCTTCAACGGCTGAAGAATGCCAGGTCACAGAGAGTACAATATCAAGGTTTGCCTGTCGGATAGTCGTCGACAGGGAGCCCCCTCATCTTGCTAGGATATATGCTGCGGGATTTGACACGAGAAACAACATATTCCTAGGA GAAAAAGCGTGCAAGTGGAAAACTGACGACGACAGCGGCATGGACGGTCTGACCACCAACGGCGTGCTCATCATGAGACCTAAGGGTGGCTTCAACCCAGAGGCCAGACCCGGCGTGTGGCGAGAGGTCTCAGTCTGTGGAAAGGTCTACTCTCTGCGAGAAATACGGTCCTCACCTCAGAGAGGCAAACTT ATTGAAtctgaaaataacattttagaaGATGGAACTCTGGTTGACCTCTGTGGTGCTACCTTGTTATGGAGGTCAGCAACAGGGCTCCTCAGGACACCG ACACAGAAACATTTAGAAGTTTTGAGACAAGAAATCAACGCGTCCCGACCTCAGTGCCCCGTTGGCTTGATGACGTTAGTTTTACCTTCAAGGAGCCGTGGAGGAGGG GATGTGGATGAGAAGCAGCCATACGTGTATTTGAAGTGTGGTCATGTCCATGGGTACCACAGCTGGGGAGTGAGACAGTCATCAAAAGAAGACTCAGAACGGACATGTCCACTTTGTAGAGAG ATTGGACCGTATGTTCCTCTTGTGATGGGCAATGAAGCTAGCTTTTATGTGGATTCAGGGCCACCTTCTCACGCTTTTTACCCCTGCGGCCATGTCTGCACAGAAAAAACAGTCAG GTTTTGGTCTCAGGTACCATTG
- the LOC139149904 gene encoding E3 ubiquitin-protein ligase pellino homolog 2-like isoform X4, producing MPLSADKDSSKQSKKHKPEALNLSMSSSDMRDGASSVKYGELIVLGYNGSLPSGNRGRRRSQFALFERPLANGVKPVSQNLYDSPKSAQAVKSTKQHSVSYTLSRNQTVVVEYASDSETDMFQMGRSTEPVIEFVVMDTVPGASTAEECQVTESTISRFACRIVVDREPPHLARIYAAGFDTRNNIFLGEKACKWKTDDDSGMDGLTTNGVLIMRPKGGFNPEARPGVWREVSVCGKVYSLREIRSSPQRGKLIESENNILEDGTLVDLCGATLLWRSATGLLRTPTQKHLEVLRQEINASRPQCPVGLMTLVLPSRSRGGGDVDEKQPYVYLKCGHVHGYHSWGVRQSSKEDSERTCPLCREIGPYVPLVMGNEASFYVDSGPPSHAFYPCGHVCTEKTVRFWSQVPLPHGTHGFQATCPFCATPLAGEQGFVKLLFQQSDD from the exons ATGCCACT GTCAGCTGACAAAGATTCGAGTAAACAGTCGAAGAAACATAAACCAGAGGCTTTAAATCTTAGCATGAGCAGCTCTGACATGCGTGATGGAGCTTCCTCAGTCAAGTATGGAGAGTTAATAGTCCTAGG TTACAATGGAAGTCTTCCATCTGGCAACAGAGGTAGAAGAAGAAGTCAGTTTGCGCTGTTCGAGAGGCCGCTTGCCAACGGTGTGAAGCCTGTATCGCAGAATCTGTATGATTCTCCAAAGAGTGCCCAG GCCGTCAAGAGCACCAAGCAACACAGTGTGTCGTATACACTTTCTCGAAACCAGACTGTAGTGGTGGAGTATGCATCAGACAGCGAGACAGATATGTTTCAG aTGGGTAGGTCGACAGAGCCCGTGATAGAATTTGTGGTGATGGACACAGTACCGGGTGCTTCAACGGCTGAAGAATGCCAGGTCACAGAGAGTACAATATCAAGGTTTGCCTGTCGGATAGTCGTCGACAGGGAGCCCCCTCATCTTGCTAGGATATATGCTGCGGGATTTGACACGAGAAACAACATATTCCTAGGA GAAAAAGCGTGCAAGTGGAAAACTGACGACGACAGCGGCATGGACGGTCTGACCACCAACGGCGTGCTCATCATGAGACCTAAGGGTGGCTTCAACCCAGAGGCCAGACCCGGCGTGTGGCGAGAGGTCTCAGTCTGTGGAAAGGTCTACTCTCTGCGAGAAATACGGTCCTCACCTCAGAGAGGCAAACTT ATTGAAtctgaaaataacattttagaaGATGGAACTCTGGTTGACCTCTGTGGTGCTACCTTGTTATGGAGGTCAGCAACAGGGCTCCTCAGGACACCG ACACAGAAACATTTAGAAGTTTTGAGACAAGAAATCAACGCGTCCCGACCTCAGTGCCCCGTTGGCTTGATGACGTTAGTTTTACCTTCAAGGAGCCGTGGAGGAGGG GATGTGGATGAGAAGCAGCCATACGTGTATTTGAAGTGTGGTCATGTCCATGGGTACCACAGCTGGGGAGTGAGACAGTCATCAAAAGAAGACTCAGAACGGACATGTCCACTTTGTAGAGAG ATTGGACCGTATGTTCCTCTTGTGATGGGCAATGAAGCTAGCTTTTATGTGGATTCAGGGCCACCTTCTCACGCTTTTTACCCCTGCGGCCATGTCTGCACAGAAAAAACAGTCAG GTTTTGGTCTCAGGTACCATTG
- the LOC139149904 gene encoding E3 ubiquitin-protein ligase pellino homolog 2-like isoform X1 yields MRFGRNKGKMVLHSRSADKDSSKQSKKHKPEALNLSMSSSDMRDGASSVKYGELIVLGYNGSLPSGNRGRRRSQFALFERPLANGVKPVSQNLYDSPKSAQQAVKSTKQHSVSYTLSRNQTVVVEYASDSETDMFQMGRSTEPVIEFVVMDTVPGASTAEECQVTESTISRFACRIVVDREPPHLARIYAAGFDTRNNIFLGEKACKWKTDDDSGMDGLTTNGVLIMRPKGGFNPEARPGVWREVSVCGKVYSLREIRSSPQRGKLIESENNILEDGTLVDLCGATLLWRSATGLLRTPTQKHLEVLRQEINASRPQCPVGLMTLVLPSRSRGGGDVDEKQPYVYLKCGHVHGYHSWGVRQSSKEDSERTCPLCREIGPYVPLVMGNEASFYVDSGPPSHAFYPCGHVCTEKTVRFWSQVPLPHGTHGFQATCPFCATPLAGEQGFVKLLFQQSDD; encoded by the exons ATGAGATTTGGACGCAACAAAGGAAAGATGGTACTCCACTCAAG GTCAGCTGACAAAGATTCGAGTAAACAGTCGAAGAAACATAAACCAGAGGCTTTAAATCTTAGCATGAGCAGCTCTGACATGCGTGATGGAGCTTCCTCAGTCAAGTATGGAGAGTTAATAGTCCTAGG TTACAATGGAAGTCTTCCATCTGGCAACAGAGGTAGAAGAAGAAGTCAGTTTGCGCTGTTCGAGAGGCCGCTTGCCAACGGTGTGAAGCCTGTATCGCAGAATCTGTATGATTCTCCAAAGAGTGCCCAG CAGGCCGTCAAGAGCACCAAGCAACACAGTGTGTCGTATACACTTTCTCGAAACCAGACTGTAGTGGTGGAGTATGCATCAGACAGCGAGACAGATATGTTTCAG aTGGGTAGGTCGACAGAGCCCGTGATAGAATTTGTGGTGATGGACACAGTACCGGGTGCTTCAACGGCTGAAGAATGCCAGGTCACAGAGAGTACAATATCAAGGTTTGCCTGTCGGATAGTCGTCGACAGGGAGCCCCCTCATCTTGCTAGGATATATGCTGCGGGATTTGACACGAGAAACAACATATTCCTAGGA GAAAAAGCGTGCAAGTGGAAAACTGACGACGACAGCGGCATGGACGGTCTGACCACCAACGGCGTGCTCATCATGAGACCTAAGGGTGGCTTCAACCCAGAGGCCAGACCCGGCGTGTGGCGAGAGGTCTCAGTCTGTGGAAAGGTCTACTCTCTGCGAGAAATACGGTCCTCACCTCAGAGAGGCAAACTT ATTGAAtctgaaaataacattttagaaGATGGAACTCTGGTTGACCTCTGTGGTGCTACCTTGTTATGGAGGTCAGCAACAGGGCTCCTCAGGACACCG ACACAGAAACATTTAGAAGTTTTGAGACAAGAAATCAACGCGTCCCGACCTCAGTGCCCCGTTGGCTTGATGACGTTAGTTTTACCTTCAAGGAGCCGTGGAGGAGGG GATGTGGATGAGAAGCAGCCATACGTGTATTTGAAGTGTGGTCATGTCCATGGGTACCACAGCTGGGGAGTGAGACAGTCATCAAAAGAAGACTCAGAACGGACATGTCCACTTTGTAGAGAG ATTGGACCGTATGTTCCTCTTGTGATGGGCAATGAAGCTAGCTTTTATGTGGATTCAGGGCCACCTTCTCACGCTTTTTACCCCTGCGGCCATGTCTGCACAGAAAAAACAGTCAG GTTTTGGTCTCAGGTACCATTG
- the LOC139149904 gene encoding E3 ubiquitin-protein ligase pellino homolog 2-like isoform X2, with translation MRFGRNKGKMVLHSRSADKDSSKQSKKHKPEALNLSMSSSDMRDGASSVKYGELIVLGYNGSLPSGNRGRRRSQFALFERPLANGVKPVSQNLYDSPKSAQAVKSTKQHSVSYTLSRNQTVVVEYASDSETDMFQMGRSTEPVIEFVVMDTVPGASTAEECQVTESTISRFACRIVVDREPPHLARIYAAGFDTRNNIFLGEKACKWKTDDDSGMDGLTTNGVLIMRPKGGFNPEARPGVWREVSVCGKVYSLREIRSSPQRGKLIESENNILEDGTLVDLCGATLLWRSATGLLRTPTQKHLEVLRQEINASRPQCPVGLMTLVLPSRSRGGGDVDEKQPYVYLKCGHVHGYHSWGVRQSSKEDSERTCPLCREIGPYVPLVMGNEASFYVDSGPPSHAFYPCGHVCTEKTVRFWSQVPLPHGTHGFQATCPFCATPLAGEQGFVKLLFQQSDD, from the exons ATGAGATTTGGACGCAACAAAGGAAAGATGGTACTCCACTCAAG GTCAGCTGACAAAGATTCGAGTAAACAGTCGAAGAAACATAAACCAGAGGCTTTAAATCTTAGCATGAGCAGCTCTGACATGCGTGATGGAGCTTCCTCAGTCAAGTATGGAGAGTTAATAGTCCTAGG TTACAATGGAAGTCTTCCATCTGGCAACAGAGGTAGAAGAAGAAGTCAGTTTGCGCTGTTCGAGAGGCCGCTTGCCAACGGTGTGAAGCCTGTATCGCAGAATCTGTATGATTCTCCAAAGAGTGCCCAG GCCGTCAAGAGCACCAAGCAACACAGTGTGTCGTATACACTTTCTCGAAACCAGACTGTAGTGGTGGAGTATGCATCAGACAGCGAGACAGATATGTTTCAG aTGGGTAGGTCGACAGAGCCCGTGATAGAATTTGTGGTGATGGACACAGTACCGGGTGCTTCAACGGCTGAAGAATGCCAGGTCACAGAGAGTACAATATCAAGGTTTGCCTGTCGGATAGTCGTCGACAGGGAGCCCCCTCATCTTGCTAGGATATATGCTGCGGGATTTGACACGAGAAACAACATATTCCTAGGA GAAAAAGCGTGCAAGTGGAAAACTGACGACGACAGCGGCATGGACGGTCTGACCACCAACGGCGTGCTCATCATGAGACCTAAGGGTGGCTTCAACCCAGAGGCCAGACCCGGCGTGTGGCGAGAGGTCTCAGTCTGTGGAAAGGTCTACTCTCTGCGAGAAATACGGTCCTCACCTCAGAGAGGCAAACTT ATTGAAtctgaaaataacattttagaaGATGGAACTCTGGTTGACCTCTGTGGTGCTACCTTGTTATGGAGGTCAGCAACAGGGCTCCTCAGGACACCG ACACAGAAACATTTAGAAGTTTTGAGACAAGAAATCAACGCGTCCCGACCTCAGTGCCCCGTTGGCTTGATGACGTTAGTTTTACCTTCAAGGAGCCGTGGAGGAGGG GATGTGGATGAGAAGCAGCCATACGTGTATTTGAAGTGTGGTCATGTCCATGGGTACCACAGCTGGGGAGTGAGACAGTCATCAAAAGAAGACTCAGAACGGACATGTCCACTTTGTAGAGAG ATTGGACCGTATGTTCCTCTTGTGATGGGCAATGAAGCTAGCTTTTATGTGGATTCAGGGCCACCTTCTCACGCTTTTTACCCCTGCGGCCATGTCTGCACAGAAAAAACAGTCAG GTTTTGGTCTCAGGTACCATTG